The following proteins are encoded in a genomic region of Heptranchias perlo isolate sHepPer1 chromosome 6, sHepPer1.hap1, whole genome shotgun sequence:
- the mettl18 gene encoding histidine protein methyltransferase 1 homolog, which translates to MEFKFEFSVAAGRPEATGNGAAAAEQPVPRSPPASGKEGRVELGGRSPSPAAELGVPCPGPGLREHPVPWGELDQLLDDKIVEVLELGSSPAIKIKHVNVAVVETALSRGEGEGEGEGGVSGAISTHSDLIPGVYEGGLKIWECTFDLLKHLDGVDLRSQRVLDLGCGAGLLGILALRKQAQEVHFQDYNGAVIEEITIPNVALSEEESESSLGGKEEPGLEDEDDDDDDPPEKRRKGEESSPPPKRGMLSRCRFFSGEWSQFSKVHGSNGSFKYDVILTSETLYNPDCYGALHDTFLNLLSEKGTVYLASKTHYFGVGGGIHLFESFVRENKVFEIKTVKVIDDGLQRCIAAMSFRRVKCS; encoded by the coding sequence ATGGAATTCAAATTCGAATTCTCGGTGGCGGCGGGCCGGCCTGAGGCGACTGGTAACGGCGCCGCCGCCGCCGAGCAGCCGGTCCCCCGGAGCCCCCCGGCCAGCGGCAAGGAGGGCCGGGTTGAACTGGGGGGCCGGAGCCCGAGCCCAGCCGCcgagctgggggttccctgcccCGGCCCCGGCCTGCGAGAGCACCCGGTCCCGTGGGGGGAGCTGGATCAGCTCCTGGACGATAAAATAGTGGAAGTCCTGGAGCTGGGGAGCTCGCCCGCCATTAAGATCAAACACGTGAACGTCGCCGTGGTGGAAACGGCGCTctcccggggggagggagagggagagggagaggggggagtttcTGGCGCCATTTCCACCCACTCTGACCTGATCCCCGGGGTCTACGAGGGAGGGCTGAAAATCTGGGAGTGCACCTTCGATCTCCTCAAACACCTGGACGGGGTGGACCTCCGAAGCCAGAGGGTCCTGGACCTGGGCTGCGGGGCTGGGCTTTTGGGAATACTCGCCTTGAGAAAGCAGGCGCAAGAAGTTCACTTCCAAGATTACAATGGGGCGGTGATCGAAGAAATCACCATCCCAAACgtggcactgagtgaggaggagagtgaatcATCTCTGGGTGGGAAGGAAGAGCCTGGGCTggaagatgaagatgatgatgatgatgatccaCCTGAAAAACGAAGGAAAGGCGAGGAATCATCTCCACCGCCTAAACGAGGGATGCTTTCTAGATGCCGGTTCTTCTCGGGGGAGTGGTCCCAATTTAGTAAAGTTCACGGCAGCAATGGCTCCTTCAAATACGATGTGATTCTGACATCCGAGACCCTTTACAATCCAGACTGCTACGGTGCTTTACACGACACGTTTTTGAACTTGCTTTCTGAAAAGGGAACAGTCTACTTGGCCAGTAAAACCCATTactttggggtgggtgggggtattCACCTGTTTGAAAGTTTTGTGAGAGAGAACAAGGTTTTTGAGATCAAAACAGTGAAAGTGATTGACGATGGACTTCAGAGATGCATTGCTGCAATGTCTTTCAGGAGGGTCAAATGTTCGTGA